Proteins encoded by one window of Amaranthus tricolor cultivar Red isolate AtriRed21 chromosome 4, ASM2621246v1, whole genome shotgun sequence:
- the LOC130811063 gene encoding WAT1-related protein At1g21890-like gives MGIQSISGGISKIKAYLAIISLQFGYSGMYIVTALCLKRGMNHYILSVYRHVFATLAIAPFALIFDRKTRPKMTLSIFLKIMVLAFLEPVLDQNLYYVGLKLTSATLTSASVNILPAITFIMATIFRLEKVDIRKLPSQAKIIGTIVTVGGAMIMTLYRGPIVNVFGGHGIDPHSSSTTTAAATSTQHWIIGTLCVLGSCLGWAGFFILQSFTLKEYPSELSLTAWICFMGSLEGAVVSLALVRDMKAWALGWDSRLLASVYTGVICSGIAYYVQGVVNRERGPVFVTVFSPLCMIITAALGSIILHEILHLGSIIGALVIVIGLYTVVWGKSKDHHQPSMEKGGKELPMAMPITDHNEHQSNITLTKISSGQEAAT, from the exons atgggAATTCAATCTATTTCTGGGGGTATTTCAAAAATTAAGGCTTACTTGGCTATTATTTCCCTGCAATTTGGTTACTCTGGGATGTACATAGTAACCGCACTTTGCTTGAAACGTGGGATGAACCATTACATCCTTTCTGTTTATCGTCATGTCTTTGCCACCCTTGCTATCGCCCCTTTCGCCCTTATATTTGACAG AAAAACAAGGCCCAAGATGACTCTATCAATCTTTCTCAAGATAATGGTGCTTGCTTTTCTTGA GCCTGTACTGGATCAAAATTTATACTACGTCGGATTGAAGTTAACGTCAGCAACACTTACTTCTGCAAGTGTCAATATTCTTCCAGCTATTACCTTCATTATGGCAACAATTTTCAG ACTAGAGAAAGTGGACATAAGGAAGCTTCCAAGCCAAGCAAAGATAATAGGAACAATAGTGACGGTGGGAGGAGCAATGATTATGACACTTTACAGAGGCCCAATCGTCAATGTTTTCGGAGGACATGGAATTGATCCACATAGCTCAAGCACTACTACTGCTGCTGCTACTTCTACTCAGCATTGGATTATTGGCACCCTTTGCGTTCTCGGCAGTTGCTTGGGCTGGGCTGGTTTCTTCATCCTCCAA TCATTTACATTGAAGGAGTACCCATCAGAACTATCACTAACAGCATGGATATGCTTCATGGGATCATTAGAAGGTGCAGTTGTTTCACTTGCTTTGGTACGAGACATGAAAGCCTGGGCACTTGGCTGGGACTCCAGACTTCTTGCCTCTGTTTACACG GGAGTGATTTGCTCGGGAATTGCGTATTATGTACAAGGAGTAGTAAACAGGGAAAGAGGACCTGTTTTTGTGACAGTTTTCAGCCCTCTTTGCATGATCATTACTGCTGCTTTAGGATCCATCATCTTGCATGAGATTCTTCACTTGGGAAG CATAATCGGAGCATTGGTGATAGTGATAGGGCTATACACAGTTGTATGGGGAAAAAGCAAGGATCATCACCAACCATCAATGGAGAAAGGTGGGAAAGAATTGCCCATGGCCATGCCTATCACAGATCATAATGAGCATCAAAGTAATATCACATTGACCAAGATTTCCTCTGGACAAGAAGCTGCTACATAA